From the genome of Gemmatimonadota bacterium:
AGCAGATCGACAATTTCGAAATCGGCGTCAAGAAGACCTTCGGCGACCGCGTCCGCCTGAACGCGTCGTTTTTCTACAACTTCGTCAACAATCTGCAACGTGAACTGGCTTTCGGCGAGGACCTCCCTGCCCCGGACCCGATCACGGGTCGCCCCGTCATCACCTTTGTGGATGGGCGGCCGACCATACAGACGGTGCAGAACATCGTGCAGGTGATTCGGAATACGGCCGACGCCGAATTCTGGGGCTTGGAAATGGAGGGGATGGTGGTTCTCTCCCCCGGCTTAGTCTTTTTTGGCTCGCTCGGCTATGTCGAGCCGGACTACACCACGGTCAAGTTCGACCTCAACCGGGACGGCAAGCTGGACGACAAGGACGAGGACCTCGAACCGCCGCGGGCTGCGCACTGGACCTATAACCTGAGCCTGCTCCACAACATCCGCGTCGGTCCCCGCGCTCGGCTCGCCTCGCGCGTCATCTACGCCTACCGCGACAAAGAGTATACCAACGACGACAACACCGGATTCAACCGACAGCAGAAGATGTTACAGGCCGGAGTGGATGTCCATATCGACAACAGTCAGTGGGTGGTCGGCCTGTACGGCAAGAACCTGCTGGACTACGCGCGGTTCGGGACGGACATTCAACTGCCCACCGGCACTCTCTCGCCGTTGATGAGAGGGCGGGTGTTCGGCCTGGAGTTGACCCATCACTTCACCGATAGCTGAGTGCCGCGGCCCGGCCGTTTTCGGCTAGGATTTATC
Proteins encoded in this window:
- a CDS encoding TonB-dependent receptor, with the translated sequence QIDNFEIGVKKTFGDRVRLNASFFYNFVNNLQRELAFGEDLPAPDPITGRPVITFVDGRPTIQTVQNIVQVIRNTADAEFWGLEMEGMVVLSPGLVFFGSLGYVEPDYTTVKFDLNRDGKLDDKDEDLEPPRAAHWTYNLSLLHNIRVGPRARLASRVIYAYRDKEYTNDDNTGFNRQQKMLQAGVDVHIDNSQWVVGLYGKNLLDYARFGTDIQLPTGTLSPLMRGRVFGLELTHHFTDS